A stretch of the Thalassotalea euphylliae genome encodes the following:
- a CDS encoding rhodanese-like domain-containing protein — MKMTPASLVDHARQEINEISIEQWQQNAEDFLVIDVRDVNELDKGQLPSASHISRGLLEFQILNHPKLAKLTDAEKAAANILLYCQSGGRSALAAQSLMNMGFNNVSSLAGGYNEWLKLTAK, encoded by the coding sequence ATGAAAATGACACCAGCAAGCCTTGTCGACCATGCTCGCCAAGAAATCAATGAAATTAGTATTGAGCAATGGCAGCAAAATGCAGAAGACTTTCTAGTCATCGATGTTAGAGATGTAAACGAGCTAGACAAAGGACAACTACCAAGCGCCAGCCATATTTCTCGAGGTTTATTAGAATTTCAAATATTGAATCACCCAAAGCTTGCTAAATTAACCGATGCAGAAAAAGCAGCAGCAAATATTTTACTTTATTGCCAGTCAGGTGGGCGCTCAGCGCTTGCTGCTCAATCACTTATGAATATGGGCTTTAATAATGTAAGTTCACTTGCGGGAGGCTATAACGAATGGTTGAAGTTAACAGCCAAGTAA